Genomic DNA from Burkholderia plantarii:
CACATCGACCACTTGAGGATTCACATTCGGGGTACTCATCGATAACTCCGTAGCGTGGGCATCGCGCCGGACTTCAGCCGGGCCGCGGCATCACTGCGATGACGAATTCGGCGCCGGCGTTCATGTCGCGCCATTGCCGGACGATTGTCGGTTCGGGCCGGACCCGCTTCCTATTTCCCGGTCGAAGTCGACGTGCTCGACGCACTCGAGGTGCCCGTCGAGGTGGAGGTGCTCAGCGACGTCGACAGGCTCACGGAACTCGAGGCCCCCGTCGACGCCGAGGTGCCCGACGAGGTCGACTGGCTCGTCGAGGTGGAGGCGGACGACACGCCGCCCTGGAGCTTGGTCGACAGGTTCTGCATGTCCTGCTGCGCCTGGGTGGCGGTGATCTGCGCCAGCTGCGCCTGGGTCTGCAGCGTGGCCAGCGCGGCCTGCGCCTGCGCGTTGGCCGCGGCCACCACGGCGGCGGGATCGGCCGGCGCGGGCGGCCCGGGCAGCGGCTCGATGCCCGGCGGCGGCTCGGCGGCCGGCGGCGGCGCCGGCTTGAGGTCGAACGGCACGCTCAGCATCTTCGCGCAGGCCGTCGTGACGGCGGCCGCGCTCATCATGCCGGAGCCCTGCTGCCGGTTGACCGCGTTGTACATCGCGATGCCGAGCGTTTCCAGCAGCACCGCGTCCAGCATGCCGAACGCCTGTGCCGGCGCCTGCCCGGTGGCGAGCGTAACGATGCTGGCGTTGGCATCGATGATCTGACTGTTGACCGTATCAGGCACGTTGCTCATGTTCGATTCCATTCAATGAGGTTGATCCATCACGACGACTGCCCGCCCGAGGCCGACGCCAGTATCTTGGCGAGCACCTGCGCCAGCGCCGCTTCGCCCAGCACCTGCCCGCGCTGCTGGCTGGCGACGGCGTTGGCCATCGCCAGCGCGATGCTGTCGGCCATGGCGAGGTAGGTCATCCCCATGGCGGCGGAAGGCGCCAGCGCGACCGGCAGCCCGTCCGGTTCGGCGATGCTCATGATCGCGGCGTCACCCGCCGCCCGATTTCACGGCCGGGCCGGGACCTTGCATGGCGTCCGCGGGCGTCAGACCAGGCCGAGGATCTTCTGCGAGACGACCCCCGTGGTGGCGGTCTCCATGCCCAGCAGCGTCGAGATCCCCTGCGTGGTGCTGGTCTGCATCGTCACGTAGGACTGGTTCTGGTTGTTGGTCGCGTTGTGCGCGGCGTTCGACAGCGCCTGGCCGGTGGCGACGAACAGGTTGCCCATGGCGACCGCCGGCGCGGTGCCCACGACCTCGGTATTGGCCTGGGAAACCGAATCGGTGATCTGGCTGTTGACTGCGGTAGGAAAAGCCATCGTGATTGCTCCGTTTCAAGAGAAGGGGGACCGGACTCAGGCGGCGGCGAGAACCTTCGCCGTCGCCATGCCGGTCGCGCTCGTGTCCAGCGAATACAGCAGCGAGACGCCCATGGTCGTCGCGGCCTGCGCGGTCACGTACATCTGCTGCTGCGCCATGGTCGCGTTGTGCGCGGCGTTGGCCAGCGCCTGCGCCGTGGCCTGGTAGAGATTGCCCATCGCGATGCTGGCGGCGACGCCCAGCACCTGCACGTTGGACTGGGTGACCGAATCGGTGATCTGATCGTTGACGGTGGTCGGGAAGGCCATGAAGACGTCTCCTGGTAGGCGCTAGGCGTTACGCGTTGAGGATCTTCGTCGTCGCCACGCCGGTGCTGGCCGTATCGATCGAGTACAGCGTCGCGACGCCCATCGTGGTGGCCGTCTGCGCCGTCACGTAGCTCTGCTGCTGCGCGTTGGTGGCGTTGTGCGCGGCGTTGGCGAGCGCCTGCGCCGTGGCCTGGAACAGGTTGCCCATCGCGATGGCCGGCGCGTCGCCGAGCACCTTGGTGTTGGCCTGCGTGATCGAATCGGTGATCTGGTCGTTGACGGCGGTCGGAAATGCCATGGTCTGACTCCTTTCTTCAGTTAGGTGGATACGACTGCGGGACTACTCAGCTGTTGAGGATCTTCGAGGTCGCGATGCCGTCGGCCGCCGTGTCGAGCGAATAGAGCGTGGACACGCCCATCGTGGTGGCGGCCTGGGACGTCACGTAGCTCTGCTGCTGCGCATTGGTGGCGTTGTGCGCGGCGTTGGCCAGCGCCTGCGCCGTGGCCTGGAACAGGTTGCCCATCGCGATCGCGGGCGCATCGCCCAGCACTTTGGTGTTGGCCTGCGTGACCGAATCGGTGATCTGGTCGTTGACGGCGGTCGGGAATGCCATGGTGTGACTCCTTTCAGTTGGGTGAGGACGGTAACGGCGCTACTCAGCTCTTGAGGATCTTCGAGGTGGCGATGCCGTCGGTGGCCGTGTCGATCGCGTAGAGCGTCGCGACGCCCATCGTGGTGGCGGCCTGGGACGTCACGTAGCTCTGCTGCTGCGCGTTGGTGGCGTTGTGCGCGGCGTTCGCGAGCGCCTGGGCCGTGGCCTGGAACAGGTTGCCCATGGCGATCGCGGGAGCGTCGCCCAGCACCTTGGTGTTGGCTTGCGTGACCGAATCGGTGATCTGACTGTTGACTGCGGTGGGAAAGGCCATGTGGGGTCTCCTGGATTAAGCGTTGGTTACAAAGATGCCGGCGAATCAGCCGCCGAGGCCCTTCACGCCGGTCTTCAGGATCTGGCTCGTGGCGACGCCGTCGGTCGCCGTGTCGATCGCGTAGAGCGTGGCCACGCCCATCGTCGTGGACGACTGCGAGGTCACGTAGCTCTGCTGCTGCGCGTTGGTGGCGTTGTGCGCGGCGTTGGCGAGCGCCTGCGCCGTGGCTTGGTAGAGGTTGCCCATCGCCATGGCCGGCGCGTCGCCCAGCACTTTCGTGTTGGCTTGCGTGACCGAATCGGTGATTTGATCGTTCACGGAGGTGGGAAATGCCATTTGCAGCTCCTTGTGTAAGTCGGAATGGATTCACCGATATCGGCGAAGAATTCGACACGCGGCGAATTTTCGTTCCGGCGATGTCTTGGGGCAAAGTCTATGAATTGAGCCCCGGCAAAGCTTGAAGAAACCAATGGATATGGCGAACCGGGAATTCGCGCGAAAACGCGTCGCCGCCACGAAAATGCGGTTTCGGCAGTGCATGGATTCGTCGGATGTGATGATTTAGCGCGAAACTAATTGATCCGCGCCCCGAATGGCGCCGCCGCGAGCCCCGACCGTCAAGGCGCGGGCCCTTTTTGATTTGGCCGACGCGGGCGGATTTCGCCATCGCACGCGCCCTCCGGCCGGCGCGAAACCGCCGCGCGGCACGGCCCTTGCCATGCAGCACGCCATTTATTGGCAAACGCGCTTATTTCGACGGCCTTTCACACGCCGCATTCGCAAGAAAATGCCCGAGGACAATCGATTCGTTCAAGACCTGAATATCGACGGTCCCTAGACTGAGCCCGGTGATATGTCATTTACCGAGCGAACGACCATGAAACGGCATGCCCCCTTTTGTCTCGTCCTGTGTTGCGCGATCGCCGGCGGATGCAGTCCGATTCCCTACGACGCCCGCGCCGACCAGCAGATCGAGACGCTGACGCGCGACCTCGATTCCCGCGTGATCGCCTGGCGCATCCGGGCCGAGGACGGCGGCGCCGCGATTCCCTACGACGCCGGCTTCTACGCCGCGATCGAGGCGCAGCTGGCCGGGCTGCGGATCAGGATCGGCGCCGCCGCCGGCCGCTCGAACCAGGACATCGGCACGACGCTCGCCAGCCTCGGCGACCAGATCGACCGCCTGCGCCGCCTGCATCGCCAGCAAAACACGCTCGACGCGCCGTTCCTCGCCGCCGAGCTGCAGCTGCTGAACGCCCAGCTTTCCACCCTCACCACCTATGAGCTGGCGCTGAAGAACGGCGCGCCGGCCCGCTGACCCCCACCAGGAAATCCGCCCTCATGACCACCAACTGGAACACCGCCCTCGACGACGCCACCCGCGCGGCACGCACCAGCCTCGCGGGCGCCTGGGACGCGGTTGCCGAAAGCGCCCCGCCCCGCATCGCGGAACTGACCGCCGCCGCGCAGTACATCGCCGAGCACGAACAGGAGATGACGCGCGACGAGGCGCAGCTGCTCGCGAGCCAGTATCAGGAGGCGCTGCGCAACGTGCTGCTCGCCGGGCAGGCGATCGACGAGGCCGCCGCGCACAACGCCGTGGTGGCCGTGATGTGCAGCCTCGCGGGCGCGGCGCCCGCGCTCGCGCGCTTCGTCTAGCGGCCGGGCCGGCGCCGCGTGCGGTTTTCAACCAATCATTTCGTTTTACTTATTAAAAATCAGGAGGATACAGGATGAACTTCCATGCGGGATTCGACACCGACCAGTTCCCGGGGCTCGCGCAGCTGCAGTGGCTCAAGTCCAACACCAACCTCGCCTGGTGCGGCTACTACCTCGCGCCGGCGCCCAGCCACGACGACCGGAGCTGGATGGGCAACCGCGCCGCGCTGCTCGCGCAGGGCTGGGGCCTGCTGCCGATCTTCCTCGGCCAGCAGACCATCGGCCCGGGTTCGCACGACGTACACGGCGGACAGGGCAGCACGGACGGCCTGGCCGCCGTGCAGCTGATGCACGACGAGGGCTTTCCCGCGCGCAGCTACGTGTTCATCGACTGGGAGGACGGCAGCGCGCTCGGCGCCGACTCGAAGGACTACCTCACCGCATGGGTCACGGCCGTCAACGCCGCCGGCTATCAGCCGGGCATCTACTGCTCGCACGACCTGGCCGGCGCGATGGCGGCGATTCTCGCCGGCGTGCAGCCGCCCTGCGACGGCCGCATCTGGGCCTGGAAGGTGGGGCAAGCCAATACGCATGACTACGCCTGCGCCCCCGACGGGTTTCCGTGCGCGGACCCGACGCTGTGCGGCTACGACGCCGCGGTCGCCTGGCAGTGCGAGCAGAACTGCGTGCTGTCGCTGCCGGGGGCGCCGAGCGAAACGATGTCGGCGGACCTGAGCACGTCGAGCCTGGCGGACCCGTCGGCGGCGGCGTAGCGCTCCCGGCCGGGCGGCGTCGCGGCCGGGCCGGCCGGCCATCGATCGGGATGACAAGGTCACTCCCGCATCGCTTCATCGTTCGACATGGAAAACCTTCATGCCAGCCCGCAGGAATTTCTTGCCCGAGCGCGCCGCCAGCAAGAACGACGCCATCGACCCGCACATTCCGGGCAACGTCATCGTCTACCGGTTCGGCGACATCAACAAGGCAGTCGACTGGCCATCCCGCAAACGCCAGGCAAGCGGAGGCAATTCTGCGCGCCCTTCCGATAGATAACGATCCGGGCAACTTCGCGCTCCTGCTGGCGTCCTTCGGCTCCCAATCCGGGGACAGCGCCGGCAATCCGTTCATCCCGGTGGCCACCAGCCCCGACGATCCGCTCATGAACGGAGAAGGGTGGGTCCAGGCGATTCTCGAGGCCGTCTCCAATCTCGTGACATTTTCCGTTCCGTTCACCTCGTTGTTTCGCTCTTCGCCGGCCAAGCCGCTTTCCAGGCGTGAGACGGAGTGGCTTTGCCACGACGCCGATCAGATGCCGAGCCACTACCAGGCCGAGGTGCAGGCCAACCCGCACAAGGCGCGGGCCGGGTAGCGCGCGTTCGGCTACCATGACTCGCCGCCCCGGCCCCATGCCATGCATCGTGACGAGACAGGAACCGCCCCATGCCCCCGCGAACCTTCAGGATCGACATCCCGCAAGCGCAGCTCGACGATCTGCACCGGCGCCTGCGCGCCGCGCGCCTGCCCGCCGCGCTCGATGCCGAACGCTGGGACGACGGCGCGAGCCTCGCGTTCATGCGGCGGCTGGCCGACCACTGGCTGCACCGCTTCGACTGGCGCGCGCAGGAGGCGCGGCTGAACCGCCTGCCCCACTTTCTGGCGAACATCGACGGCCTCGACATCCATTTCATCCACCAGCGCGGCACCGGCCCGGCGCCGCTGCCGCTGGTGCTCACGCACGGCTGGCCCGGTTCGTTCGTCGAGATGGAGCACGTGATCCCGATGCTCGCGGACCCCGCCGCGCACGGCGGCGACGCGGCCGACGCGTTCCATGTGGTGGTGCCGTCGCTGCCCGGCTTCGGCTTTTCCGCGCCGCCGGTCGGCCCCGGCATGGGCGCGTGGCGCGTCGCCGGCCTGTGGCGCGCGCTGATGCAGGCGCTCGGCTATGAACGCTTCGCCGCGCAGGGCGGCGACATCGGCGCGGCGGTTTCGATGTGGCTCGCGCGCCGCTTTCCCGAGCAGCTGATCGGCCTGCACCTGAACTACGTTCCCGGCAGCTACCGGCCGCCGCTCGGCGCCGGCATGCCGCCCGTGACGGGCGCCGAACAGGCCTACCTCGATACCGCCGCCGCGTGGTCGGCCAGCGAAGGCGCCTACGCGGCCGAGCAAGGCACCAAGCCGCAGACGCTGGCCTATGCGATGACGGATTCGCCGCTCGGCCTCGCCGCCTGGATCGTCGAGAAATTCCGCGCCTGGAGCGA
This window encodes:
- a CDS encoding RebB family R body protein produces the protein MSNVPDTVNSQIIDANASIVTLATGQAPAQAFGMLDAVLLETLGIAMYNAVNRQQGSGMMSAAAVTTACAKMLSVPFDLKPAPPPAAEPPPGIEPLPGPPAPADPAAVVAAANAQAQAALATLQTQAQLAQITATQAQQDMQNLSTKLQGGVSSASTSTSQSTSSGTSASTGASSSVSLSTSLSTSTSTGTSSASSTSTSTGK
- a CDS encoding RebB family R body protein — protein: MSIAEPDGLPVALAPSAAMGMTYLAMADSIALAMANAVASQQRGQVLGEAALAQVLAKILASASGGQSS
- a CDS encoding RebB family R body protein, whose product is MAFPTAVNSQITDSVSQANTEVVGTAPAVAMGNLFVATGQALSNAAHNATNNQNQSYVTMQTSTTQGISTLLGMETATTGVVSQKILGLV
- a CDS encoding RebB family R body protein, with amino-acid sequence MAFPTTVNDQITDSVTQSNVQVLGVAASIAMGNLYQATAQALANAAHNATMAQQQMYVTAQAATTMGVSLLYSLDTSATGMATAKVLAAA
- a CDS encoding RebB family R body protein is translated as MAFPTAVNDQITDSITQANTKVLGDAPAIAMGNLFQATAQALANAAHNATNAQQQSYVTAQTATTMGVATLYSIDTASTGVATTKILNA
- a CDS encoding RebB family R body protein, encoding MAFPTAVNDQITDSVTQANTKVLGDAPAIAMGNLFQATAQALANAAHNATNAQQQSYVTSQAATTMGVSTLYSLDTAADGIATSKILNS
- a CDS encoding RebB family R body protein, with amino-acid sequence MAFPTAVNSQITDSVTQANTKVLGDAPAIAMGNLFQATAQALANAAHNATNAQQQSYVTSQAATTMGVATLYAIDTATDGIATSKILKS
- a CDS encoding RebB family R body protein, coding for MAFPTSVNDQITDSVTQANTKVLGDAPAMAMGNLYQATAQALANAAHNATNAQQQSYVTSQSSTTMGVATLYAIDTATDGVATSQILKTGVKGLGG
- a CDS encoding glycoside hydrolase domain-containing protein: MNFHAGFDTDQFPGLAQLQWLKSNTNLAWCGYYLAPAPSHDDRSWMGNRAALLAQGWGLLPIFLGQQTIGPGSHDVHGGQGSTDGLAAVQLMHDEGFPARSYVFIDWEDGSALGADSKDYLTAWVTAVNAAGYQPGIYCSHDLAGAMAAILAGVQPPCDGRIWAWKVGQANTHDYACAPDGFPCADPTLCGYDAAVAWQCEQNCVLSLPGAPSETMSADLSTSSLADPSAAA
- a CDS encoding epoxide hydrolase family protein, yielding MPPRTFRIDIPQAQLDDLHRRLRAARLPAALDAERWDDGASLAFMRRLADHWLHRFDWRAQEARLNRLPHFLANIDGLDIHFIHQRGTGPAPLPLVLTHGWPGSFVEMEHVIPMLADPAAHGGDAADAFHVVVPSLPGFGFSAPPVGPGMGAWRVAGLWRALMQALGYERFAAQGGDIGAAVSMWLARRFPEQLIGLHLNYVPGSYRPPLGAGMPPVTGAEQAYLDTAAAWSASEGAYAAEQGTKPQTLAYAMTDSPLGLAAWIVEKFRAWSDCDGDLERVFTLDELLTDISIYWFGGMLDASFRIYKENRARPLAFDTAERVIPPLGMAAFPRELPTPPRAWLERVFDVRRWTAMPRGGHFAALEQPGLLVEEIRAMFRPLRDAN